Proteins encoded by one window of Streptococcus sanguinis:
- a CDS encoding CapA family protein — translation MDKKILWEKIQTFFQELWKKISGFAAEHSLLADAYHAWRDWFKGLPFPRPKIFQKQLSNRQFVGVLLTVVGLSAGLILLSEHVQDFTLLSPSKKEQQSGSSQNQTVRIMATGDLLYHDGLYLSAQKEDGTYDFSENFHYAKEWLRQGDLVLGDFEGTIRPDYPLNGYPLFNAPEAVVPAIKDAGYQVMDLAHNHILDSGLEGVFTTAQAFEKEGITPVGVYPHESRSQAPLLIKEVKGIRIALLAYSYGYNGMEGLLSQEDYDNRLSDLDEEKMRAEIERAEKEADITVVMPQMGIEYQLEPTEEQMTLYHKMVDWGADIVFGGHPHVVEPAEILEKDGQKKLIMYSMGNFISNQRIETMEGIENAHWTERGVLMDVTIEKTTKGTQIKSAQAHPSWVSRVEKGTTSADGLPLYTYQTRILDDFVEGGKYRDKLDQETRARIDTAYQEMNSHVGLNWPGQ, via the coding sequence ATGGATAAAAAAATTCTTTGGGAGAAAATTCAGACTTTTTTTCAGGAACTTTGGAAAAAGATATCGGGTTTTGCTGCGGAACATAGTCTGCTGGCAGATGCTTACCATGCTTGGCGAGACTGGTTTAAGGGACTTCCATTTCCTCGTCCCAAAATCTTTCAAAAACAGCTTAGTAATCGCCAGTTTGTCGGAGTGCTTTTGACCGTAGTAGGGCTGTCAGCCGGATTAATTCTTCTGTCGGAGCATGTGCAGGATTTTACCTTACTGTCTCCTAGTAAGAAAGAGCAGCAGTCAGGTTCTTCTCAGAATCAGACGGTTCGTATCATGGCGACTGGGGATTTGCTTTATCACGATGGCCTTTATCTGAGTGCTCAGAAAGAAGATGGAACTTATGATTTTTCTGAGAATTTCCACTATGCTAAGGAATGGCTTCGGCAGGGGGATTTGGTCTTAGGAGACTTTGAAGGCACGATTCGGCCGGACTATCCCTTGAATGGCTATCCGCTCTTTAATGCTCCAGAAGCCGTAGTTCCAGCAATCAAGGATGCTGGCTATCAGGTGATGGATCTGGCTCATAATCACATTTTAGACTCTGGCTTGGAGGGAGTTTTCACTACAGCTCAGGCTTTTGAAAAAGAGGGAATCACTCCCGTCGGTGTTTATCCGCATGAAAGCCGCAGTCAGGCACCGCTCTTGATAAAGGAAGTAAAAGGCATTAGGATTGCACTGCTAGCCTACTCTTATGGCTACAATGGCATGGAGGGGCTTCTCAGTCAGGAAGACTATGACAATCGACTGTCCGATCTGGATGAAGAAAAGATGCGAGCCGAGATTGAGCGGGCAGAAAAGGAAGCAGATATTACAGTCGTCATGCCTCAGATGGGGATAGAGTACCAGCTGGAGCCAACCGAGGAGCAGATGACCCTCTACCATAAAATGGTTGACTGGGGAGCGGATATCGTCTTTGGAGGGCATCCGCATGTGGTTGAGCCGGCGGAGATTTTAGAGAAAGATGGTCAGAAGAAGCTGATCATGTATTCTATGGGAAATTTCATTTCCAATCAGCGCATCGAAACCATGGAGGGAATTGAAAATGCTCATTGGACCGAGCGCGGAGTGCTGATGGATGTTACCATTGAAAAGACAACAAAGGGCACGCAGATAAAAAGTGCTCAGGCTCATCCGAGTTGGGTCAGCAGAGTTGAAAAGGGCACTACTTCGGCAGACGGTCTACCTTTATACACTTACCAGACCAGGATTTTGGACGATTTTGTCGAAGGTGGCAAGTATCGAGACAAACTGGATCAAGAAACCAGAGCACGGATTGATACCGCCTATCAGGAAATGAATTCTCATGTTGGACTGAATTGGCCGGGGCAATAA
- a CDS encoding dihydroorotate oxidase: MVSTSTQIAGFAFDNCLMNAAGVACMTKEELAEVKDSAAGTFVTKTATLEFRQGNPEPRYQDVPLGSINSMGLPNNGLDYYLDYLLELQESEANRTFFLSLVGMSPEETHTILKKVQASDFKGITELNLSCPNVPGKPQIAYDFETTEKILAEAFAYFTKPLGIKLPPYFDIVHFDQAATIFNKYPLKFVNCVNSIGNGLYIEDESVVIRPKNGFGGIGGQYIKPTALANVHAFYQRLKPEIQIIGTGGVLTGRDAFEHILCGASMVQVGTTLHKEGVAVFKRITAELKTIMEEKGYESLEDFRGKLKYIEE; this comes from the coding sequence ATGGTTTCGACATCTACACAGATTGCTGGTTTTGCATTTGACAACTGCCTGATGAATGCAGCTGGGGTTGCCTGCATGACAAAAGAGGAACTGGCGGAAGTCAAAGATTCTGCTGCAGGAACCTTTGTGACCAAGACAGCGACGCTCGAATTTCGTCAGGGAAACCCAGAACCGCGCTATCAGGATGTTCCGCTGGGGTCTATCAACTCCATGGGCCTGCCCAACAATGGTTTGGACTACTATCTTGACTACCTGCTGGAACTCCAGGAAAGCGAAGCAAATCGGACTTTCTTCCTCTCTTTGGTCGGTATGTCGCCAGAAGAAACCCACACTATTCTTAAGAAAGTGCAGGCAAGTGACTTTAAAGGCATTACTGAGCTCAATCTCTCCTGTCCCAATGTCCCTGGTAAGCCACAGATTGCCTATGACTTTGAAACGACGGAAAAAATCTTGGCAGAGGCTTTTGCTTATTTCACCAAGCCGCTGGGTATCAAGCTGCCTCCTTATTTTGACATCGTGCATTTTGATCAAGCCGCTACGATTTTTAACAAATATCCGCTCAAGTTTGTCAATTGTGTAAACTCAATCGGAAACGGCCTTTACATAGAAGATGAGTCAGTGGTCATTCGTCCGAAAAATGGTTTTGGAGGTATCGGAGGTCAGTATATCAAGCCGACTGCTCTGGCCAATGTCCATGCCTTTTACCAACGTCTGAAACCGGAAATCCAAATCATTGGAACTGGTGGTGTCCTGACGGGGCGCGATGCCTTTGAGCATATCCTCTGTGGTGCCAGTATGGTGCAAGTAGGAACAACCCTTCATAAAGAAGGAGTGGCAGTCTTCAAGCGCATCACCGCAGAACTCAAGACTATTATGGAAGAAAAAGGCTATGAAAGTCTGGAAGATTTCCGAGGAAAATTGAAGTATATTGAGGAGTAA
- a CDS encoding methionine ABC transporter ATP-binding protein, giving the protein MGKEIIKLDHIDVVFNQKKQDIKAVEDVTIHINQGDIYGIVGYSGAGKSTLVRVINLLQVPSAGKITVDDTVFYDHHQVQLTAAQLRQKRKDIGMIFQHFNLMAQMTAKENVAFALKHSPLSAAEKEKKVHTLLDLVGLADRADNYPAQLSGGQKQRVAIARALANDPKILISDESTSALDPKTTKQILALLQDLNQKLGLTIVLITHEMQIVKDIANRVAVMQNGRLIEEGSVLDIFSNPKNELTQDFITTATGINEAMIKINQQKIVQNLPENSILAHLKYSGVVTDTAIINDIYKQYHISANILHANIEILDHVPVGEMVVILSGETKQLAAVQESLREAGVELHVLKEGSN; this is encoded by the coding sequence ATGGGCAAAGAAATTATCAAATTGGATCACATTGATGTCGTTTTTAATCAAAAAAAGCAAGACATTAAGGCCGTAGAAGATGTGACCATTCATATTAATCAGGGAGATATTTATGGAATTGTAGGTTATTCTGGTGCCGGAAAATCTACTCTGGTTCGTGTCATTAACTTGCTGCAGGTGCCGTCTGCCGGTAAGATTACGGTGGATGATACGGTTTTCTATGATCATCATCAGGTTCAGCTTACTGCGGCTCAGCTACGTCAAAAGCGTAAGGATATCGGGATGATTTTCCAGCATTTTAACCTCATGGCTCAGATGACAGCCAAGGAAAATGTTGCTTTTGCGCTTAAGCATTCACCTTTATCAGCTGCTGAAAAAGAGAAGAAAGTTCACACTCTTTTGGACTTGGTAGGCTTAGCAGATCGGGCGGACAATTATCCTGCCCAGCTGTCTGGCGGTCAGAAGCAGCGGGTGGCCATTGCACGGGCCTTAGCCAATGATCCCAAAATCCTAATCTCGGACGAGTCCACATCCGCTCTGGATCCTAAGACCACCAAGCAGATTCTGGCTCTATTGCAGGATTTGAATCAAAAATTGGGTCTGACTATTGTCCTCATTACCCACGAAATGCAGATTGTCAAGGACATTGCTAACCGGGTGGCAGTTATGCAAAATGGCCGGCTGATTGAGGAAGGCTCAGTTCTGGATATTTTCTCTAATCCCAAGAATGAGCTGACCCAAGACTTCATTACGACCGCAACCGGTATCAATGAGGCTATGATTAAAATCAACCAGCAAAAGATTGTGCAAAACCTGCCGGAAAATTCCATTCTGGCCCACTTGAAATACTCAGGTGTGGTAACGGACACAGCCATTATAAACGACATTTACAAGCAGTATCATATATCTGCCAATATTCTTCACGCCAATATTGAGATTTTAGATCATGTACCGGTCGGAGAAATGGTCGTTATCTTATCTGGAGAGACCAAGCAACTGGCGGCGGTCCAGGAAAGTCTGCGCGAAGCAGGAGTAGAGCTGCATGTTCTGAAAGAAGGGAGTAACTAA
- the msrB gene encoding peptide-methionine (R)-S-oxide reductase MsrB has protein sequence MAEIYLAGGCFWGLEEYFSRIEGVEETTVGYANGQVESTNYQLIHQTDHAETVHLVYDEKRISLREILLYYFRVIDPLSVNKQGNDVGRQYRTGVYYTNQADKAVIEQVFAEQEKQLGQKIVVELEPLRHYVLAEDYHQDYLKKNPGGYCHINVNDAYQPLVDPGQYEKPTDVELKEQLTEEQYQVTQNSATERPFHNAYNATFEEGIYVDVTTGEPLFFAGDKFESGCGWPSFSRPIAREVLRYYEDKSHGMERIEVRSRSGNAHLGHVFTDGPEAAGGLRYCINSAALRFIPKEKMEAEGYGYLLTFMQ, from the coding sequence ATGGCAGAAATTTATTTAGCTGGCGGATGCTTCTGGGGCTTGGAAGAGTATTTTTCCCGCATTGAGGGTGTGGAGGAAACGACAGTGGGCTACGCCAATGGACAAGTAGAATCAACCAACTACCAGCTGATTCACCAGACGGATCATGCAGAGACGGTTCATCTGGTCTATGATGAAAAGCGGATTAGCCTGCGGGAAATCCTGCTCTATTATTTCCGAGTCATTGATCCTCTGTCGGTCAATAAGCAGGGAAATGATGTAGGACGTCAGTATCGGACGGGCGTTTACTATACCAATCAAGCCGATAAGGCGGTCATTGAGCAGGTCTTTGCTGAACAGGAAAAACAACTGGGACAAAAGATTGTTGTTGAGCTAGAACCTTTGCGCCATTATGTTCTAGCTGAGGACTATCATCAGGATTATCTCAAGAAAAATCCTGGTGGCTACTGCCATATCAATGTCAATGATGCCTATCAGCCCTTGGTCGATCCAGGCCAATACGAGAAGCCTACAGATGTGGAACTAAAAGAGCAGCTGACGGAAGAGCAGTACCAGGTGACCCAGAACAGTGCGACAGAGCGCCCTTTCCATAATGCCTATAATGCCACTTTTGAGGAAGGAATTTATGTAGATGTGACGACTGGGGAGCCCCTCTTTTTTGCTGGAGACAAGTTTGAGTCTGGTTGCGGCTGGCCTAGCTTTAGCCGGCCCATTGCCAGAGAAGTTCTGAGATACTATGAAGACAAGAGCCATGGCATGGAGCGGATCGAAGTGCGCAGCCGTTCAGGGAACGCCCATCTGGGGCATGTCTTCACAGACGGCCCAGAAGCAGCAGGCGGCTTGCGCTACTGCATCAACTCAGCAGCTCTGCGATTTATTCCAAAAGAAAAAATGGAAGCAGAAGGATATGGCTATCTGCTGACCTTCATGCAGTAA
- a CDS encoding AraC family transcriptional regulator, translated as MIDLGQLHKNTVFKNQGTPYSLTRTITENGHPDILFHWHTDVEMIYVHEGKAQFHIDDDYFNSEKGDIILIRPNALHSIHPINDERHYMDAINFHLDLMGYSAMDQASINYLQPLYNGQLDLTHVIKPTDTAYAEIRQCLLAAMETGYFRKSHYEFQLKAQLNQLFYLLFENGYVISKDLSPEGYRKEEKIRSIIDYINAHYQEDLNIDQLAGICGYSSTHFMNFFKKHLGVSCIEYLIQFRLRKAAELLQHSNLSVLEISSQAGFNNLSNFNRQFKKYYQMTPSQYRKK; from the coding sequence ATGATTGATTTAGGCCAACTACATAAAAATACCGTTTTTAAAAACCAAGGAACCCCTTATTCTCTGACCCGCACCATCACTGAAAATGGTCATCCAGATATTCTTTTCCACTGGCATACCGATGTTGAAATGATTTATGTCCACGAAGGAAAAGCACAATTTCATATTGACGACGACTACTTTAACAGCGAAAAAGGTGATATTATCCTGATTCGTCCCAATGCCCTGCACTCCATCCACCCCATCAACGACGAGCGCCATTATATGGACGCTATTAATTTCCATCTGGATCTGATGGGCTACTCTGCCATGGATCAGGCCAGCATCAACTATCTGCAGCCCCTCTACAATGGTCAGCTAGACTTGACTCATGTTATCAAGCCTACGGATACAGCCTATGCCGAGATTCGCCAGTGCCTCTTAGCAGCTATGGAAACAGGCTATTTCCGCAAATCTCACTACGAGTTTCAGCTCAAAGCCCAGCTTAACCAGCTCTTCTACCTGCTCTTTGAGAATGGCTATGTCATTTCCAAAGACCTGTCACCAGAAGGCTATCGCAAGGAAGAAAAGATTCGCTCCATCATCGACTACATCAATGCCCACTACCAAGAAGACCTGAATATTGACCAACTGGCTGGCATTTGCGGCTACAGCTCTACCCATTTCATGAACTTCTTCAAGAAGCATCTGGGCGTTTCCTGCATTGAGTACTTGATCCAATTCCGCCTTCGCAAGGCAGCCGAACTCCTGCAGCACTCTAATCTCTCTGTACTGGAAATCTCCAGCCAAGCAGGCTTTAATAACCTGTCCAACTTTAACCGCCAGTTCAAAAAATACTACCAAATGACACCAAGTCAGTATCGGAAGAAATGA
- a CDS encoding methionine ABC transporter permease encodes MLQLIQQFMPNVYRMGWSGQAGWGTAIYLTLYMTIIPFFIGGILGFIAGLLLVLTGPRGILENRLVFFVLDKVTSIFRAIPFIILLALINPFTRIIVGTGIGPTAALVPLSLAVFPFFARQVQVVLSELDRGVIEAAQASGATFWDIVGVYLREGMPDLIRVTTVTLISLVGETAMAGAIGAGGLGNVALTYGYQRFNHDVTILATILILLLIFFIQFVGDFLTRKISHR; translated from the coding sequence ATGCTACAGCTGATTCAACAATTTATGCCCAATGTTTATAGAATGGGATGGTCTGGGCAGGCTGGCTGGGGAACAGCTATTTACCTGACTCTGTATATGACTATCATTCCTTTCTTTATCGGAGGGATTCTAGGCTTTATCGCTGGTCTCTTGCTCGTCTTGACAGGGCCGAGAGGTATTTTGGAAAATAGACTTGTCTTTTTCGTCTTGGACAAGGTTACCTCTATCTTCCGGGCTATTCCGTTCATCATTCTCCTAGCCCTTATTAATCCCTTTACTCGGATTATTGTGGGAACTGGGATTGGACCGACTGCGGCCTTGGTCCCTCTTTCGCTGGCTGTTTTTCCTTTCTTTGCCCGTCAGGTTCAGGTGGTCTTATCCGAACTAGACCGAGGAGTCATTGAGGCGGCGCAGGCTAGTGGAGCAACCTTCTGGGACATTGTCGGTGTTTACTTGCGGGAAGGTATGCCGGACTTGATTCGGGTGACGACTGTTACGCTCATTTCTCTGGTTGGTGAGACCGCTATGGCCGGAGCGATTGGAGCTGGTGGACTGGGAAATGTTGCCCTGACTTATGGTTATCAGCGTTTCAACCATGATGTAACTATTCTTGCGACCATTCTTATTTTGCTGCTCATCTTCTTTATTCAGTTTGTTGGGGATTTCCTGACACGGAAGATTAGTCATAGATAA
- a CDS encoding TRZ/ATZ family protein — translation MKAYTNVNLVTCDSAFHVYREGLLVVEDDRIAYCGPYDESWLGKCSETVDYEGTWIMPGLVNCHTHSAMTLLRGIRDDSNLHEWLEDYIWPAESQFTSDLTTEAVQLALAEMLLSGTTTFNDMYNPQGVEIDRIYQTVRQSGMRCYFSPTLFSSEVETAEETLARTRTIIEKILSYDDEDFQVMVAPHSPYACDEELLKGSLELARELDLKLHIHVAETQDENKIILERYGKRPLAFLKGLGYLEQPAIFAHGVELNPSEIADLAASPVSIAHNPISNLKLASGVAPVTDLLAAGVTVGLATDSVASNNNLDMFEEGRTAALLQKMRAGDATQFTIEQALKALTIEGAKALGLDNKIGSLETGKQADFIVIQPKGRLHLYPLENMLSHLVYAVKGSDVQDVYIAGQQVVRDGQVLTIDVGSFV, via the coding sequence ATGAAAGCTTATACAAATGTCAATCTAGTGACCTGTGACAGCGCATTTCATGTTTACCGGGAAGGGCTGTTGGTCGTGGAAGATGACCGCATTGCCTACTGTGGTCCCTATGATGAAAGCTGGCTAGGGAAATGTAGTGAAACAGTGGATTATGAAGGTACTTGGATCATGCCAGGGCTGGTCAACTGTCATACTCACTCCGCCATGACCTTGCTACGCGGGATTCGTGATGACAGTAATCTGCATGAATGGCTAGAGGACTATATCTGGCCGGCAGAAAGTCAGTTCACATCGGATCTAACGACCGAGGCTGTCCAGCTGGCTCTGGCTGAAATGCTGCTGTCAGGAACAACAACTTTTAACGACATGTATAATCCTCAGGGAGTAGAGATTGACCGGATTTATCAAACTGTGCGGCAGTCCGGTATGCGTTGCTATTTCTCACCAACACTCTTTAGCTCAGAGGTAGAAACGGCAGAAGAGACTCTGGCTCGTACTCGGACCATTATTGAGAAAATCCTCTCCTATGACGATGAAGATTTTCAGGTTATGGTGGCGCCTCATTCGCCTTATGCCTGTGACGAAGAGTTGCTCAAGGGCAGTCTTGAGCTAGCGCGTGAACTGGATTTGAAGCTTCATATCCATGTGGCGGAGACACAGGATGAAAATAAAATCATACTGGAGCGCTATGGCAAACGGCCTCTGGCTTTCTTAAAGGGTTTGGGTTACTTGGAGCAGCCAGCAATTTTTGCTCACGGAGTTGAACTGAATCCGTCAGAGATTGCGGATTTGGCGGCTTCACCAGTCAGCATCGCCCACAATCCTATCAGCAACCTCAAGCTAGCTTCTGGAGTAGCTCCGGTGACCGACTTACTAGCCGCTGGGGTGACCGTTGGCCTAGCGACAGACTCTGTCGCTTCCAATAATAATCTGGATATGTTTGAAGAAGGTCGGACAGCTGCTCTTCTTCAGAAAATGCGGGCAGGCGATGCGACCCAGTTTACGATTGAGCAGGCTTTGAAAGCTTTGACTATTGAAGGAGCTAAAGCGCTGGGATTGGATAACAAAATTGGTAGTCTGGAAACGGGCAAGCAAGCCGATTTCATTGTCATTCAACCTAAGGGACGACTTCACCTCTATCCTTTGGAAAATATGCTGTCGCACCTAGTGTACGCAGTCAAGGGCAGCGATGTTCAGGATGTCTACATTGCAGGGCAGCAGGTTGTCCGAGACGGCCAAGTGCTGACTATTGATGTAGGAAGTTTTGTGTAA
- a CDS encoding MetQ/NlpA family ABC transporter substrate-binding protein → MMNLKKIFSVGLVGLAALGLAACGGSSSKESKSADGPVTVKVGVMSLSDTEEARWNKVQEILDKENAGVKLEYTQFTDYSQPNQALLDGDVDINAFQHYNFLENWNKEKGADLVSVADTYIAPIRLYSGTKDGKNKYTDVKDIPENGTIAVPNDATNESRALYLLESAGLIKLDVKGKELATVANIKENKKNLTISELDASQTPASLTSADAAVVNNTFVREAGIDYKKALFKEEANENSKQWYNLIAAKPDWKKSDKADAIEKIIKAYHTDEVKKVIEESSDGMDQPVW, encoded by the coding sequence ATGATGAATTTGAAAAAAATCTTTTCAGTCGGCTTAGTCGGCCTTGCAGCCTTGGGTTTGGCAGCTTGCGGAGGCTCTTCTAGTAAGGAGAGCAAATCAGCAGACGGACCTGTAACCGTCAAGGTTGGGGTAATGAGCCTGAGTGATACAGAAGAAGCGCGCTGGAACAAGGTTCAAGAGATTCTTGACAAAGAAAATGCAGGCGTTAAATTAGAGTATACACAGTTTACCGACTACTCTCAGCCTAACCAAGCTCTGCTTGACGGTGATGTGGATATCAACGCTTTCCAACATTACAACTTCCTTGAAAACTGGAACAAAGAGAAGGGAGCAGACCTTGTGTCTGTTGCGGATACCTATATCGCTCCTATTCGTCTCTACTCTGGTACAAAGGACGGCAAAAATAAATATACAGATGTGAAAGACATCCCAGAAAATGGTACAATTGCTGTTCCAAATGATGCGACAAACGAGAGCCGCGCTCTTTATCTTCTTGAATCAGCTGGCTTGATCAAGCTTGATGTTAAAGGTAAGGAACTTGCGACTGTTGCCAACATCAAAGAAAACAAGAAGAATCTGACCATTTCTGAGTTGGATGCTTCTCAAACGCCAGCTTCTCTGACTTCAGCAGATGCTGCAGTTGTCAATAATACTTTCGTCCGCGAAGCAGGCATTGACTACAAGAAGGCCCTCTTCAAAGAAGAAGCCAATGAAAACTCAAAACAATGGTATAACCTGATTGCAGCGAAACCAGATTGGAAGAAATCAGACAAGGCTGACGCAATTGAAAAAATTATCAAGGCTTACCACACTGATGAAGTGAAAAAAGTTATTGAAGAATCATCAGATGGTATGGATCAGCCAGTTTGGTAA
- a CDS encoding beta-glucoside-specific PTS transporter subunit IIABC: MAKDYTELAKDIVAHVGGKDNITKLVHCVTRLRFSLKDESKADTDYLMKRDGVVTVVKAGGQYQVVIGNHVPDVYETVLKVAGISGEGSVEADDDAVEGNLFDRFIALVSGLFQPMLGTLSAAGMIKGVVAIMAALGVAKTDGAYVVLNAAGDGLFQFLPLILAITAAKRFKMNQFTALAIGFALVYPNIAASFTAEKPLYTLFAGTPIESPIFSTFFGLPIIFPASSYLSTVLPVIAAVWAGAKIEKGFKKIIPDVVKVFIVPFFTLLITVPLAFLLIGPVMSWASDLVGALFTGIYDFSPVLYGIVLGAAWQVLVMFGLRWGLVPLAILELQKGPGVILVASIAICFAQAGALLNIMMRTKEEKVRQLSIPAFISALFGVTEPAIYGITLPMRLPFIMTCISGALTGAYLAFFDVKMQVMGGMGLFAIPSFIEAGNSMTLIHFLVAIVANFVLGFGLTQLVKIPNLFGAPSEKDATPSLNVENERVSAGITEKVVTSPLAGEIIALEDTPDAVFASGAMGKGVAIEPSVGEVVAPADGVIRLLFPTNHAIGLATDDGAELLIHVGMDTVALDGKGFTAHVVQGSKVKKGQLLLSFDIDTIKEAGYPVTTPIIVTNTANYKQIEVLAKGEVQLGDQLLDLKK; the protein is encoded by the coding sequence ATGGCTAAAGACTATACTGAATTAGCTAAGGACATTGTTGCCCATGTTGGGGGCAAGGACAATATTACCAAACTGGTACACTGCGTGACACGCTTGCGTTTTTCTCTAAAGGATGAATCTAAAGCAGATACAGACTATCTGATGAAGCGCGACGGAGTTGTAACGGTTGTCAAGGCTGGTGGTCAATATCAAGTTGTTATTGGCAATCATGTGCCAGATGTTTATGAAACAGTGCTTAAGGTTGCAGGTATTTCTGGTGAGGGCAGTGTTGAAGCAGATGATGATGCTGTAGAAGGAAATCTGTTTGATCGCTTCATTGCGCTCGTATCTGGCCTCTTCCAGCCGATGCTAGGTACCTTGTCAGCAGCAGGTATGATCAAAGGTGTGGTAGCCATTATGGCAGCCTTAGGTGTCGCCAAAACAGATGGTGCTTATGTGGTTCTCAATGCAGCGGGAGATGGCCTCTTCCAGTTTCTTCCATTGATTTTGGCTATTACAGCTGCTAAACGTTTCAAGATGAATCAGTTCACGGCTTTGGCTATCGGTTTTGCTTTGGTTTATCCAAATATCGCAGCTAGCTTTACGGCGGAAAAACCGCTTTATACACTTTTTGCTGGTACACCGATTGAGTCTCCAATTTTTTCGACTTTCTTCGGTCTTCCAATTATCTTTCCAGCATCGAGCTATTTGTCAACGGTCCTTCCAGTGATTGCAGCTGTTTGGGCTGGAGCCAAGATTGAAAAAGGCTTTAAAAAAATCATTCCAGATGTTGTCAAAGTCTTTATCGTACCATTCTTTACCCTTTTGATTACAGTGCCACTGGCTTTTTTGCTTATCGGTCCGGTCATGAGCTGGGCGTCTGATTTGGTAGGTGCTCTCTTTACAGGTATCTATGATTTTAGTCCGGTGCTGTATGGTATCGTTCTTGGTGCTGCTTGGCAGGTTCTAGTTATGTTCGGTCTTCGCTGGGGCCTGGTGCCGCTAGCAATCTTGGAACTGCAAAAAGGTCCAGGAGTTATTCTTGTTGCCTCTATTGCTATCTGTTTTGCTCAGGCAGGTGCCCTACTCAATATCATGATGCGTACTAAAGAAGAGAAGGTTCGTCAGCTTTCGATTCCAGCTTTCATCTCAGCTCTCTTTGGTGTAACGGAGCCAGCTATTTATGGGATCACGCTCCCTATGCGCTTGCCATTTATCATGACCTGTATTTCTGGAGCGCTGACTGGTGCGTATCTAGCTTTCTTTGATGTCAAAATGCAGGTTATGGGAGGTATGGGACTTTTTGCCATTCCATCCTTTATTGAAGCTGGCAACAGCATGACCTTGATTCACTTCCTCGTCGCTATTGTAGCAAACTTTGTACTAGGTTTTGGCCTGACTCAGCTGGTCAAGATTCCAAACCTTTTCGGTGCTCCGTCTGAAAAAGATGCTACTCCGTCTTTAAATGTTGAAAACGAAAGAGTCTCAGCGGGAATTACAGAGAAAGTCGTAACCAGTCCATTAGCTGGCGAGATAATCGCTCTTGAGGACACTCCGGACGCAGTCTTTGCCAGCGGAGCTATGGGCAAAGGAGTTGCCATTGAGCCTAGTGTGGGTGAAGTAGTAGCGCCTGCTGATGGGGTCATTCGCCTGCTCTTCCCTACCAACCATGCTATTGGTTTGGCTACGGATGATGGAGCAGAACTGTTGATTCACGTCGGTATGGATACAGTAGCCCTTGACGGAAAAGGCTTTACAGCCCATGTTGTCCAAGGCTCTAAAGTCAAGAAAGGCCAGCTTTTGCTTAGCTTTGATATCGATACTATCAAGGAGGCTGGTTATCCAGTGACAACTCCAATCATTGTTACTAACACAGCTAATTATAAGCAGATTGAAGTCCTTGCAAAAGGAGAAGTTCAGCTCGGCGATCAGCTCTTAGATTTGAAAAAATAG